The DNA segment TGAAGTGAAAAAACTTTTTGAACGTTCTCATGATGGTCAAATTACTGAGATAATTTACAAGGGAACACATGATCATCCTAAGCCTCAACCAAGCTGCCGATACTCTACTGGTACTATTATGTCTATTCAAGTAGAGAGATCTGATAAGGGTTCTTCTTTGGCTGGCCTAGATGGTAATACCAGCCAGATGCTTATCATACCTTCCATTTTATCATTACTTGTTGCAGAGAAAATAAGCTGGATTTCTTTATCTTCTACCTTTTTATTGTAGACAAAGCACCCTCCATGTATGGTCAGTTGTCCCATGCTGCTGAGCCCAACAGTGCTTCTGAGCCATCACATGTAGCAACAAATGGTGATGGTTTAGAGGGTGTAGGGTTTGTGTCAAACAGGATTGGTGATGACGCTGATGATGATGATCCCTTCTCAAAGCGAAGGTATGACAATTTGGTTGAAGCTCTGAATTTCTTCAGCATGTGTGCTCGGTTGCATTGCTGCTGCTgagttttttccttttcattgtGTAGAAAAATGGAACTTGGAAATGTTGACATCACTCCTGTAGTTAAGCCTATCCGGGAGCCACGGGTTGTTGTACAAACTTTGAGTGAGGTTGATATATTGGATGATGGGTATCGCTGGCGTAAGTATGGCCAAAAGGTGGTGAGAGGCAATCCTAACCCAAGGTATGTCTTCACTGGGTCGaagttaaattaataaattcaatttattGTATGTGATTTGTcaaatgatttcttttactATTGTCAAGCTTTTGCTCTTGTATTTGTTGGGTAGACAACAATTTAAATGAGGAATTAACATGATATAATAGTTTATTGAAACTTAAATATTCACTTTTCAATCATTTTGCTTTACAATCTTTTCTTTTAGTATGATTAGTGTTAGCTAGTCTCTCGCTATGAGACCCCTGTTGCAGCCATGATGCTAACCTGGTCCATAAAGAAAATCTGTATCTTGCACTTGATTATATTCAGACATGAAAATGTGAGggtatatacacacacacacacattatatatatatatatatatatttattggtaTTAGACTATCCTCATTAACAGTAAACTTTTTGGTAAGGGATACTTTGATGGATCTATGAGTGAGGTAGATGATGTTTTACAGTTTCAAGAACAGCAATGGAAAAATAACTTGCTAGATTATgaaattgttattttaaattttaagctCTTGAAAGCATTAGGTGGAGAAATTTCACTTGGATGACTTCGAAAGCTGTTTTTAATATTCATTCAGAAgctttttatttttgtacttgTAGTATAAAATTGATGAGAATGATTAAATACTTGCATAGGTAAGACAAACTGAAAATTAATAGAGTGATTGCTAAAATTTTGCTAAGAAGTACGGTGGATAATTAAAGTGGCAGTAGATTATTAATAATAGGGAAGTATTTTCAAAAGGAAAGGATCAAACATTATTTTTGCATGCCCATACCAAGTTATGAGAAAATCTAGGGTGCGGGGAGGGGAAGGACAAGAAGATATGCATATCATTGCAGGCTTTATACACAGTCATAAAGATTGAAGGACATGTGGGCAGTGTATTTTATTAGGATTAATCCTGCTTGTTTTAATGAATGACTGGTGTAGCTGATCCCAATGTTACAACTAAGCTTGCTGTCATTTGATGAAGTCAAGTTGGGCATTATATACATGAATTAATTTTGTTGTTATAGTTGTCCTGGGAAGTGTCTGTACCATATTTCATGGAGACAATCATCAATGTGGATGTCAttattaaagactcaaaaggtTACTTCTTATGATTCCTCTGCTATATTAGTGTGTTGTGTGGCTACTTCAGGAAATGCTTTAAAAGTATGGAATTCAAATCAAATATGTGCTTGGTAGACCTTGATATTCTTGTTGCATGTTTATGATCCATCCTTATGATTCATACTAATTAATTGCAGTGCTAAAATATGCTACTCAACTACATATTTCTTGTTAATCTTGTATCTTACTATGCTGCTTATGTAGGAGTTATTACAAATGCACAAATGCGGGTTGCCCTGTCAGAAAACATGTGGAGAGGGCATCTCATGATCCAAAAGCAGTGATAACCACATATGAGGGTAAACACAATCATGATGTACCAGCTGCTAGGAATAGCAGCCATGACATGGCAGTTGCAGCAGCTGGACAGACAAGAATTAAGTTAGAAGAAAGTGATACCATTAGCCTTGACCTTGGGATGGGCATTAGCTCAGCTGCTGAACATAGATCAAACGCACAAGGCAAAATAATGCACTCTGAATTTGGGAACACTCAAACTCACACAAGTAATTCCAATTTCAAGTTTGTTCATACTACCTCAGCTCCAGTATACTTTGGTGTTCTAAATAACAGCTCTAATCCCTATGGTTCTAGAGACAATAGGAGTGATGGTCCAGCTTTAAACCATGCCTCGTATCCTTGCCCACAGAGCATGGGAAGAATACTAATGGGTCCAGGAAATTGATCA comes from the Phaseolus vulgaris cultivar G19833 chromosome 8, P. vulgaris v2.0, whole genome shotgun sequence genome and includes:
- the LOC137823461 gene encoding probable WRKY transcription factor 20 isoform X3 encodes the protein MQYQQQEKVESSPTTGSLRKLQQTVHGSKAFAASATFAVTTSCFSNNTVDDRKSSFFEFKPLNRLNMVPADFNNRAIKQSTQVEGLGKAQSFVSSPLVESEIAVPANELSLSSPVQMVSSCPSASVDVDLDDVNHKGNTATGLQASHVDVRGSGLSVATEKTSDDGYNWRKYGQKLVKGSEFPRSYYKCTHPNCEVKKLFERSHDGQITEIIYKGTHDHPKPQPSCRYSTGTIMSIQVERSDKGSSLAGLDDKAPSMYGQLSHAAEPNSASEPSHVATNGDGLEGVGFVSNRIGDDADDDDPFSKRRKMELGNVDITPVVKPIREPRVVVQTLSEVDILDDGYRWRKYGQKVVRGNPNPRSYYKCTNAGCPVRKHVERASHDPKAVITTYEGKHNHDVPAARNSSHDMAVAAAGQTRIKLEESDTISLDLGMGISSAAEHRSNAQGKIMHSEFGNTQTHTSNSNFKFVHTTSAPVYFGVLNNSSNPYGSRDNRSDGPALNHASYPCPQSMGRILMGPGN
- the LOC137823461 gene encoding probable WRKY transcription factor 20 isoform X2, producing MDAAAEPGPSSELRLNGASEDPNRSGSGQNLTARYKLIAPAKLPISRSPCITIPPGLSPTSFLESPVLLSNMKVESSPTTGSLRKLQQTVHGSKAFAASATFAVTTSCFSNNTVDDRKSSFFEFKPLNRLNMVPADFNNRAIKQSTQVEGLGKAQSFVSSPLVESEIAVPANELSLSSPVQMVSSCPSASVDVDLDDVNHKGNTATGLQASHVDVRGSGLSVATEKTSDDGYNWRKYGQKLVKGSEFPRSYYKCTHPNCEVKKLFERSHDGQITEIIYKGTHDHPKPQPSCRYSTDKAPSMYGQLSHAAEPNSASEPSHVATNGDGLEGVGFVSNRIGDDADDDDPFSKRRKMELGNVDITPVVKPIREPRVVVQTLSEVDILDDGYRWRKYGQKVVRGNPNPRSYYKCTNAGCPVRKHVERASHDPKAVITTYEGKHNHDVPAARNSSHDMAVAAAGQTRIKLEESDTISLDLGMGISSAAEHRSNAQGKIMHSEFGNTQTHTSNSNFKFVHTTSAPVYFGVLNNSSNPYGSRDNRSDGPALNHASYPCPQSMGRILMGPGN
- the LOC137823461 gene encoding probable WRKY transcription factor 20 isoform X1, whose amino-acid sequence is MDAAAEPGPSSELRLNGASEDPNRSGSGQNLTARYKLIAPAKLPISRSPCITIPPGLSPTSFLESPVLLSNMKVESSPTTGSLRKLQQTVHGSKAFAASATFAVTTSCFSNNTVDDRKSSFFEFKPLNRLNMVPADFNNRAIKQSTQVEGLGKAQSFVSSPLVESEIAVPANELSLSSPVQMVSSCPSASVDVDLDDVNHKGNTATGLQASHVDVRGSGLSVATEKTSDDGYNWRKYGQKLVKGSEFPRSYYKCTHPNCEVKKLFERSHDGQITEIIYKGTHDHPKPQPSCRYSTGTIMSIQVERSDKGSSLAGLDDKAPSMYGQLSHAAEPNSASEPSHVATNGDGLEGVGFVSNRIGDDADDDDPFSKRRKMELGNVDITPVVKPIREPRVVVQTLSEVDILDDGYRWRKYGQKVVRGNPNPRSYYKCTNAGCPVRKHVERASHDPKAVITTYEGKHNHDVPAARNSSHDMAVAAAGQTRIKLEESDTISLDLGMGISSAAEHRSNAQGKIMHSEFGNTQTHTSNSNFKFVHTTSAPVYFGVLNNSSNPYGSRDNRSDGPALNHASYPCPQSMGRILMGPGN